One genomic window of Dromaius novaehollandiae isolate bDroNov1 chromosome 23, bDroNov1.hap1, whole genome shotgun sequence includes the following:
- the THRAP3 gene encoding thyroid hormone receptor-associated protein 3 isoform X1, with protein MSKTNKSKSGSRSSRSRSGSRSRSRSFSKSRSRSRSVSRSRKRRLSSRSRSRSYSPSHNRERNHPRVYQNRDFRGHNRGYRRPYYFRGRNRGFYPWSQYNRGGYGNYRSNWQNYRQAYSPRRGRSRSRSPKRRSPSPRSRSHSRNSDKSSSDRSRRSSSSRSSSNHSRVESSKRKSGKEKKSSSKDARASQAAGDNQGDDSKEQPFSGAVAQDVKASEGSKPWQDMSTYGTGSASRAAVPELSPRERSPALKSPLQSVVVRRRSPRPSPLQKSSPPLSNPSQLSSVLPSSTSFQAGSHQSPFDHGSGGLSPTRKSPVCKSPTPISSIYSTSQKEETTAPGGGTFSKRYQEEQKTENGKDKEQKITNVEKEKTKEKGSFSELGSTDGKTKSDSYASKTDSEKGYRGSQSPKRYKFRDDFEKLKMSEFHKESHYGKEEADEQEKKDKAKGRKDSEFDDEPKFMSKVVATTSKGQDEDRPGKWEGLVFLPPGKEKQRKADEVEEESYSERSKKEERPASKRAEPGHRGFVPEKNFRVTTYKASQEKSSSPPPRKASEVKEKPGAKGDGLAPGKSSFSITREAQVNIRMDSFDEDLARPSGILAQERKLCRDLVHSNKKEQEFRSIFHHIQSAQSQRSPSELFAQHIVTIVHHVREHHFGSSGMTLNERFTKYLKKGMEQDAAKNKKSPEIHRRIDISPSTFRKHGFSQEETKTSRDPGFKAEGKYKDDPVDLRLDIERRKKHKERDLKRDKSRESVDSRDSSHSRERSAEKTEKTHKSSKKKKHRRVRERSRSSSSSSRSSHSFKAEEYTEETEEREESTTGFDKSRLGTKEFTGPNERGRARGTFQFRARGRGWGRGNFSGNNNSSSGGSNDFQKRNRDEEWDPEYTPKSKKYYLHDDREGEGAEKWVNRGRGRGAFPRGRGRFMFRKSSTSPKWAHDKFSGEEGEIEDDESGTENREEKDNLQSAAE; from the exons ATGTCTAAAACTAACAAATCAAAATCTGGGTCCCGTTCTTCTCGTTCGAGATCTGGATCAAGATCACGTTCACGTTCCTTCTCCAAATCTCGCTCCCGTTCTCGTTCTGTCTCACGATCAAGAAAACGCAGGCTTAG ttctAGGTCCCGCTCAAGGTCATATTCTCCATCTCATAACAGAGAAAGGAACCATCCAAGAGTCTATCAGAATCGGGATTTCAGAGGTCATAATAGAGGATACAGGAGACCATACTATTTCCGTGGCCGAAATCGAGGGTTTTATCCATGGAGCCAGTATAACCGAGGAGGGTATGGAAATTACAGGTCAAACTGGCAAAATTATCGCCAAGCATATAGCCCTCGTAGAGGGAGGTCACGTTCTCGTTCACCCAAGAGAAGGTCTCCTTCACCAAGGTCTAGAAGTCATTCTAGAAATTCTGATAAATCATCATCTGATCGGTCAAGGAGGTCTTCCTCTTCCCGGTCTTCCTCAAATCATAGCAGAGTTGAGTCTTCCAAGCGCAAgtctggaaaggagaaaaagtcaTCTTCCAAGGATGCCCGAGCATCTCAGGCTGCAGGAGATAATCAAGGTGATGATTCTAAGGAGCAACCATTTTCGGGAGCGGTGGCTCAAGATGTCAAGGCATCTGAGGGATCAAAACCATGGCAAGATATGTCCACTTATGGTACAGGTTCAGCGTCAAGAGCTGCTGTGCCTGAACTTAGTCCAAGGGAACGCAGTCCTGCGTTAAAAAGCCCTCTGCAGTCAGTCGTGGTAAGGCGTCGTTCGCCTCGGCCAAGTCCGCTGCAAAAGTCGAGCCCTCCGCTGTCCAACCCATCGCAGCTGAGCTCTGTTTTACCAAGCAGCACCTCCTTTCAGGCAGGCTCTCATCAGAGTCCGTTTGACCATGGCTCAGGAGGCTTGAGCCCAACAAGGAAGAGCCCTGTGTGCAAAAGTCCAACACCAATCAGTTCAATTTACAGTACATCTCAGAAGGAGGAAACCACAGCTCCGGGAGGAGGAACCTTCTCAAAAAG GTATCAGGAAGAGCAGAAGACTGAGAATGGGAAAGACAAGGAACAGAAAATAACAaatgttgaaaaagaaaaaacaaaagaaaaagggagttTCTCTGAGTTGGGATCAACAGATGGAAAGACAAAATCTGACTCCTATGCCTCCAAAACCGACTCTGAAAAGGGATACCGTGGTAGCCAGTCACCCAAACGCTATAAGTTCCGTGATGACTTTGAGAAGCTAAAGATGTCGGAGTTCCACAAGGAAAGTCATTATGGCAAAGAGGAGGCAGACgagcaggagaagaaagacaAGGCAAAGGGCCGAAAAGATTCAGAGTTTGATGATGAGCCCAAATTTATGTCTAAAGTGGTAGCAACAACAAGTAAAGGTCAGGATGAGGATAGGCCAGGAAAATGGGAAGGCCTAGTGTTCTTACCACCTggaaaagagaagcaaaggaaagctGATGAAGTAGAGGAGGAAAGCTATTCTGAAAGAtctaaaaaagaagagagaccAGCGTCCAAGAGAGCTGAGCCAGGTCACAGGGGATTTGTTCCTGAAAAGAATTTTAGAGTGACCACTTACAAAGCAAGCCAGGAAAAAAGTTCTTCTCCCCCACCAAGGAAGGCTTCTGAGGTAAAGGagaagccaggagccaagggAGATGGGCTAGCTCCTGGCAAATCCTCCTTTTCCATTACCCGAGAGGCCCAAGTCAATATCCGAATGGATTCCTTTGATGAAGATCTTGCACG TCCAAGTGGCATATTGGCTCAGGAACGGAAGCTATGTCGTGACCTTGtgcacagcaacaaaaaagagcaagaatttcGTTCTATTTTCCATCATATTCAGTCTGCTCAGTCTCAGCGAAGTCCTTCTGAACTGTTTGCTCAACATATAGTGACTATAGTCCATCATGTTAGAG AACATCACTTTGGGTCTTCAGGAATGACACTTAATGAACGCTTTACAAAATATCTAAAGAAAGGAATGGAACAAGATGCAGCTAAAAACAAAAAGAGCCCTGAAATCCACAG GAGGATAGATATTTCTCCCAGTACTTTTAGAAAACATGGATTCTCTCAAGAGGAAACGAAAACTTCCAGAGATCCTGGCTTCAAG GCTGAAGGGAAATATAAGGACGACCCTGTTGACCTGCGCCTTGATATCGAACGCCGTAAAAAACATAAGGAAAGAGATCTTAAACGCGATAAATCAAGAGAATCGGTGGACTCAAGAGATTCAAGTCACTCAAGGGAAAGATCAGCtgagaaaactgagaaaactCACAAAAGCTCAAAGAAAAA GAAACACCGAAGGGTACGTGAGAGATCCAGATCCAGTTCGTCATCTTCACGGTCCTCTCATTCGTTCAAAGCAGAGGAATATACTGAAGAGActgaagagagggaggaaagcacCACGGGTTTTGATAAGTCCCGACTTGGGACTAAAGAATTCACTGGTCCAAATGAGAGAGGAAGAGCTAGAGGGACCTTT CAGTTCAGAGCCAGGGGGAGAGGCTGGGGCAGAGGCAACTTTTCAGGCAACAATAacagcagcagcggtggcagcaaTGACTTTCAGAAGCGAAACAGAGATGAGGAATGGGATCCAGAGTACACACCCAAGAGCAAGAAGTACTACTTG CATGATGACCGAGAAGGCGAAGGTGCCGAAAAGTGGGTGAACAGAGGCCGTGGTCGGGGAGCTTTCCCCAGAGGAAGAGGTCGCTTCATGTTCAGAAAATCAAGCACCAGCCCCAAGTGGGCCCATGACAAATTCagtggggaagaaggagaaattGAAGATGATGAAAGTGgaacagaaaacagagaggaaaaggacaACTTACAGTCAGCTGCTGAATAG
- the THRAP3 gene encoding thyroid hormone receptor-associated protein 3 isoform X2 produces MSKTNKSKSGSRSSRSRSGSRSRSRSFSKSRSRSRSVSRSRKRRLSSRSRSRSYSPSHNRERNHPRVYQNRDFRGHNRGYRRPYYFRGRNRGFYPWSQYNRGGYGNYRSNWQNYRQAYSPRRGRSRSRSPKRRSPSPRSRSHSRNSDKSSSDRSRRSSSSRSSSNHSRVESSKRKSGKEKKSSSKDARASQAAGDNQGDDSKEQPFSGAVAQDVKASEGSKPWQDMSTYGTGSASRAAVPELSPRERSPALKSPLQSVVVRRRSPRPSPLQKSSPPLSNPSQLSSVLPSSTSFQAGSHQSPFDHGSGGLSPTRKSPVCKSPTPISSIYSTSQKEETTAPGGGTFSKRYQEEQKTENGKDKEQKITNVEKEKTKEKGSFSELGSTDGKTKSDSYASKTDSEKGYRGSQSPKRYKFRDDFEKLKMSEFHKESHYGKEEADEQEKKDKAKGRKDSEFDDEPKFMSKVVATTSKGQDEDRPGKWEGLVFLPPGKEKQRKADEVEEESYSERSKKEERPASKRAEPGHRGFVPEKNFRVTTYKASQEKSSSPPPRKASEVKEKPGAKGDGLAPGKSSFSITREAQVNIRMDSFDEDLARPSGILAQERKLCRDLVHSNKKEQEFRSIFHHIQSAQSQRSPSELFAQHIVTIVHHVREHHFGSSGMTLNERFTKYLKKGMEQDAAKNKKSPEIHRRIDISPSTFRKHGFSQEETKTSRDPGFKAEGKYKDDPVDLRLDIERRKKHKERDLKRDKSRESVDSRDSSHSRERSAEKTEKTHKSSKKKKHRRVRERSRSSSSSSRSSHSFKAEEYTEETEEREESTTGFDKSRLGTKEFTGPNERGRARGTFFRARGRGWGRGNFSGNNNSSSGGSNDFQKRNRDEEWDPEYTPKSKKYYLHDDREGEGAEKWVNRGRGRGAFPRGRGRFMFRKSSTSPKWAHDKFSGEEGEIEDDESGTENREEKDNLQSAAE; encoded by the exons ATGTCTAAAACTAACAAATCAAAATCTGGGTCCCGTTCTTCTCGTTCGAGATCTGGATCAAGATCACGTTCACGTTCCTTCTCCAAATCTCGCTCCCGTTCTCGTTCTGTCTCACGATCAAGAAAACGCAGGCTTAG ttctAGGTCCCGCTCAAGGTCATATTCTCCATCTCATAACAGAGAAAGGAACCATCCAAGAGTCTATCAGAATCGGGATTTCAGAGGTCATAATAGAGGATACAGGAGACCATACTATTTCCGTGGCCGAAATCGAGGGTTTTATCCATGGAGCCAGTATAACCGAGGAGGGTATGGAAATTACAGGTCAAACTGGCAAAATTATCGCCAAGCATATAGCCCTCGTAGAGGGAGGTCACGTTCTCGTTCACCCAAGAGAAGGTCTCCTTCACCAAGGTCTAGAAGTCATTCTAGAAATTCTGATAAATCATCATCTGATCGGTCAAGGAGGTCTTCCTCTTCCCGGTCTTCCTCAAATCATAGCAGAGTTGAGTCTTCCAAGCGCAAgtctggaaaggagaaaaagtcaTCTTCCAAGGATGCCCGAGCATCTCAGGCTGCAGGAGATAATCAAGGTGATGATTCTAAGGAGCAACCATTTTCGGGAGCGGTGGCTCAAGATGTCAAGGCATCTGAGGGATCAAAACCATGGCAAGATATGTCCACTTATGGTACAGGTTCAGCGTCAAGAGCTGCTGTGCCTGAACTTAGTCCAAGGGAACGCAGTCCTGCGTTAAAAAGCCCTCTGCAGTCAGTCGTGGTAAGGCGTCGTTCGCCTCGGCCAAGTCCGCTGCAAAAGTCGAGCCCTCCGCTGTCCAACCCATCGCAGCTGAGCTCTGTTTTACCAAGCAGCACCTCCTTTCAGGCAGGCTCTCATCAGAGTCCGTTTGACCATGGCTCAGGAGGCTTGAGCCCAACAAGGAAGAGCCCTGTGTGCAAAAGTCCAACACCAATCAGTTCAATTTACAGTACATCTCAGAAGGAGGAAACCACAGCTCCGGGAGGAGGAACCTTCTCAAAAAG GTATCAGGAAGAGCAGAAGACTGAGAATGGGAAAGACAAGGAACAGAAAATAACAaatgttgaaaaagaaaaaacaaaagaaaaagggagttTCTCTGAGTTGGGATCAACAGATGGAAAGACAAAATCTGACTCCTATGCCTCCAAAACCGACTCTGAAAAGGGATACCGTGGTAGCCAGTCACCCAAACGCTATAAGTTCCGTGATGACTTTGAGAAGCTAAAGATGTCGGAGTTCCACAAGGAAAGTCATTATGGCAAAGAGGAGGCAGACgagcaggagaagaaagacaAGGCAAAGGGCCGAAAAGATTCAGAGTTTGATGATGAGCCCAAATTTATGTCTAAAGTGGTAGCAACAACAAGTAAAGGTCAGGATGAGGATAGGCCAGGAAAATGGGAAGGCCTAGTGTTCTTACCACCTggaaaagagaagcaaaggaaagctGATGAAGTAGAGGAGGAAAGCTATTCTGAAAGAtctaaaaaagaagagagaccAGCGTCCAAGAGAGCTGAGCCAGGTCACAGGGGATTTGTTCCTGAAAAGAATTTTAGAGTGACCACTTACAAAGCAAGCCAGGAAAAAAGTTCTTCTCCCCCACCAAGGAAGGCTTCTGAGGTAAAGGagaagccaggagccaagggAGATGGGCTAGCTCCTGGCAAATCCTCCTTTTCCATTACCCGAGAGGCCCAAGTCAATATCCGAATGGATTCCTTTGATGAAGATCTTGCACG TCCAAGTGGCATATTGGCTCAGGAACGGAAGCTATGTCGTGACCTTGtgcacagcaacaaaaaagagcaagaatttcGTTCTATTTTCCATCATATTCAGTCTGCTCAGTCTCAGCGAAGTCCTTCTGAACTGTTTGCTCAACATATAGTGACTATAGTCCATCATGTTAGAG AACATCACTTTGGGTCTTCAGGAATGACACTTAATGAACGCTTTACAAAATATCTAAAGAAAGGAATGGAACAAGATGCAGCTAAAAACAAAAAGAGCCCTGAAATCCACAG GAGGATAGATATTTCTCCCAGTACTTTTAGAAAACATGGATTCTCTCAAGAGGAAACGAAAACTTCCAGAGATCCTGGCTTCAAG GCTGAAGGGAAATATAAGGACGACCCTGTTGACCTGCGCCTTGATATCGAACGCCGTAAAAAACATAAGGAAAGAGATCTTAAACGCGATAAATCAAGAGAATCGGTGGACTCAAGAGATTCAAGTCACTCAAGGGAAAGATCAGCtgagaaaactgagaaaactCACAAAAGCTCAAAGAAAAA GAAACACCGAAGGGTACGTGAGAGATCCAGATCCAGTTCGTCATCTTCACGGTCCTCTCATTCGTTCAAAGCAGAGGAATATACTGAAGAGActgaagagagggaggaaagcacCACGGGTTTTGATAAGTCCCGACTTGGGACTAAAGAATTCACTGGTCCAAATGAGAGAGGAAGAGCTAGAGGGACCTTT TTCAGAGCCAGGGGGAGAGGCTGGGGCAGAGGCAACTTTTCAGGCAACAATAacagcagcagcggtggcagcaaTGACTTTCAGAAGCGAAACAGAGATGAGGAATGGGATCCAGAGTACACACCCAAGAGCAAGAAGTACTACTTG CATGATGACCGAGAAGGCGAAGGTGCCGAAAAGTGGGTGAACAGAGGCCGTGGTCGGGGAGCTTTCCCCAGAGGAAGAGGTCGCTTCATGTTCAGAAAATCAAGCACCAGCCCCAAGTGGGCCCATGACAAATTCagtggggaagaaggagaaattGAAGATGATGAAAGTGgaacagaaaacagagaggaaaaggacaACTTACAGTCAGCTGCTGAATAG
- the EVA1B gene encoding protein eva-1 homolog B has product MEPRQRAMELLSNSMAAYGHIRGHPESFGLYFVLGVCCGLVLTLGLLVLRRSCPPRARPPPPPGPGDEDEDEDEDEEDEEEDTIDRAASESLLPVTELPPESAGDGAALPAVNVFASAEELARAQRLEERERILREIWRNGQPDLLGAGRLHRY; this is encoded by the exons ATGGAGCCGCGGCAGCGGGCGATGGAGCTGCTGAGCAACAGCATGGCCGCGTACGGCCACATCCgag gCCACCCCGAGAGCTTCGGGCTCTACTTCGTGCTGGGCGTCTGCTGCGGGCTGGTGCTGacgctggggctgctggtgctgcgccgctcctgccccccccgcgcccgcccgccgcccccgcccggccccggcgacgaggacgaggacgaggatgaggatgaggaggatgaggaggaggacaCCATCGACCGGGCGGCCTCCGAGTCGCTGCTGCCGGTGACGGAGCTGCCGCCGGAGAGCGCCGGGgacggggccgcgctgccggccgTCAACGTCTTCGCCTCGGCCGAGGAGCTGGCGCGGGCGCAGCGGCTGGAGGAGCGCGAGCGCATCCTGCGCGAGATCTGGCGCAACGGGCAGCCCGACCTGCTGGGCGCCGGCCGCCTCCACCGCTACTGA